From the genome of Carnobacterium viridans:
CGTCTCCAACATATGTCAGAGTGATACCTTCAAGCCGACCGAAGTTCTCTTTCACCGTCAAAAAGTCTGCGATCATTTGCGTTGGATGCCATTCATCCGTCAATCCATTCCATACGGGAACACCTGAAAATTCTGCTAATTGTTCTACGGTACTTTGTTTGAACCCGCGAAATTCAATTCCATCAAACATACTTCCGAGTACTCGTGCTGTATCTTCAACAGATTCTTTCTTTCCTAACTGGATATCATTTTTCCCGAGATACTCAGGATGTGCGCCTAAGTCAATCGCAGCCGTCGTAAAAGCAGCCCGCGTACGTGTAGAAGCTTTTTCAAACAATAAGGCAATGTTTTTCCCTTCTAAATAATGATGTGGGATTCCTTTCTTTTTCAGCTCTTTTAAATGCGCGGATAAGTCGATTAAATACATCAATTCATCTTTTGTAAAATCTTTTTCAGCTAACAAACTACGTCCTTGAAATACTTGTTTTGTCATTACCTATTCCTCCATATACTTCTGTCTGATTTTTAAAACCATTCTTATTATTTTGGTAAATCTTCCCGAATCAAAGGCATGCTCATGCATCGTGGACCACCGCGACCTCTAGACAGTTCACTGGAAGCAATCTCAATTACTTCAACTCCGTGACTTCTTAACAAGGCATTCGAAACATAGTTGCGATCATAAGTGACCACTACTCCAGGAGCGATAGCTAATGTGTTAGAGCCATCATTCCATTGTTCACGAGGAGCAGCAATCGCATCTCCGCCACCGCATGGAATCAATGTTAGTTTTGGTACATCAAGAGCTTCTCGCAAGATTTCTTGCAGATCTGAACGCTGGGTCATCTTCACTGTTCCAGGTTCTCCCCCTTTTTCTAAAATATACGTGTCTACTTCACCATTATTTTTTTGGATGCCAGGATGAATGGTAAATTTATCATAGTCAACCATTGTAAACACTGTATCCAAATGCATCATTGCACGGACATTAGGAATTTTTATTGCCAATACTTTTTCAAAATTAGAGTTGCGTTCAAACAATTCGATTGCTAGTTGTTCAATAGCTTTAGCTGAAGTTCGTTGAGAGATACCAATAGCTAGTACTTTATCATTTAAGACCAGTTCATCCCCGCCTTCAATTCGAGACGTATGATTACGATCTCGCCATACTTCGACACCTTGATCAGCAAATCTTGGGTGATAGTTCATGATCGCTTCAATAAACAGCGATTCTCTATTACGAGCTTCAAAAGCCATATGATTGATCGTTAGTCCTTTTCCAATTGCCGCAGCTGGATCTCGAGTAAAATAAAGATTTGGCATTGGATCCATAAAGAATGGGTAAACTTCTTCACTTGACACGTCTGCTAAATGATGGCTTTCAATACTGACATCTTTCTTCCGAATACCTGCCATGATAGCATCAACCATTTCTTGTGTATCAAAACTGAGCAGGTATTTCTTTAGCCCTTCTCTAACACCATCTGTTTCAATATTTGATTCATCTAAAATCCGGTCAACAAATTTTTCTTTTACTTTACCAGCATCGATTGCTTCTGCTGCTAGTTTTTCCAAATACAGCACTTCAACTCCGCGATCAATTAATGCTTGGGCAAAGGCATCGTGCTCTTTTTGAATAACCGGTAAATGAGGAATATCGTCAAATAACAAGCGCTCCATAATTTCAGGGGTCAAATTCTCTACTTCTTTTCCTGGCCTTTTCAATAATACCGTCTTCAATTTTCCAATCTCAGACATTACATGAATGGGTGTTGTCATTGTATTTAACCTTCCTTTCTTAATGCTTCTTATTGATTACACATCTATAATACCGTTTACATTTTTTATATGAAAGTTTAAAGTTCGCACTTAAAATGTCGATTTCATCACATTATTTTTTTCCTTTTTCATATATATTCTTTTTATAGAATATTCACTATATAACGAATCTTTATACTGTATAAGAGTGTTCTTTATACATTTTTTATTAACTAATTTTATTTTAGAAAGGAGAGAAAACATGAAGAAAAAAGATCGGATATTTACGATAAAAAAACTCATTCTCGATCACAGTATTGCTACACAACAAGAATTAATGGACTACCTGAAAAAAGAAAATATTCAAACTACACAAGCAACTCTTTCTAGAGATATAAAAGAATTAAACTTAATCAAAGTAACACAATTAGATCGAACAACAAAATATACTTTTTTCCACGACACTTTTATCGAAAAAAGTCTATACTACAGACTAGAAAAAGCGTTACATAACTATGCAGTAAGCATATCGTGTGTTCATTTTTTTGTTACACTTTTTGTTAAACCAACTCATCCAAGAATTATTGCTTCTTTAATGGACGAATTAAAAATACCGGCAATTGCTGGTACAATTGCTAGCTTCGATACTTGTTTGATTATCTTAAATACGGAACAGGAAGCCCAACTATTATGTGCTTGTTTATCTGATATCATTCTTGAAAAATCTAATGATGATTTAGAAAAAAAATTAGCCCCTTTATTTCAAAAAAGTTTTACATAAAAACAAAAAAACTAACCTGAACAAAAGAGGTTTTTACACCTTACTTTTTCAGATTAGTTTTTTTTGCTAAGTTCTTATTTGTATTCTACTGCTTTTACTTCAACATCGATATTATTTTGAACAGCTTTAGAATATGGACAGAATGCATGTGCTTTTTCTGCTAATTCTTGGGTTGTTTCAAGGTCTTGTCCTTCAATAGCAACAGTAAGTACGACAGATAGTTTGAAGCCTTTATCTGTTGGGTCTGAATTTAAAGAAACTTCTGCTGTAACTTCAGATTTAGCTTGAATTTTAGCTTGTTGGAGCATAATTTCTAGTGCTGAATTGAAACATGCACTGTAGCCTAGAGCAAATAATTGTTCTGGGTTACTCCCTTGACCAGGTCCGCCCATTTGTTTTGGTGTAGATACTTTTACAGAAAATGAACCATCAGGCAGATGACTTTCGCCGTTACGCCCGCCTGTATTGATTGCAGTTGTTTGGTACATTAATTTTGATTCAGTCATGATTAATTCCTCCTAAAATTTTTGTTAGTTCATTTATTTTTCCTAAAATATCAAAATATTCTTTTTCATCCAAATTTAACAGGGCCAGACAGGCAGAAACCTTCTCAAGCAACTCATCCTTTAAATCATCAGCTTTTGAAGTAGTGGCAATGATTACTTTTCTTTCATCTTCCGGATGACGATTTCGAGTAATAAATCCATTTGCCTCCATACGCTTCAGCATCGGTGTTAATGTTCCACTATCCAGTCCAAGTTTTATTCCTAATGATTGAACACTCAGATCGGATTCTTCCCATAGTACAAGCAATGTTACATATTGGGTATACGTAAGAGAATAGGGTTCTAATACCGGACGATAAAGCTTCGTAAACTGTTTTGACAAAGCATAAGTTGAAAAACATAACTGTTCTTCTAATAAAAAGTTGTTTCCTTCCATTCTTGTTCCTCCTAAATAAGTTGTGCACAATCATATTGTACACCATTTAATTTTAAACTACAATACTTTTAGCTATTCTACTAAATACTATTTAGTTATTCTATCCTTCAATGATTTTCACCATAAAATTTCGTTCTCTAGGTCCGTCAAATTCACAAAAATAAAGACTTTGCCAGGTCCCTAAAACCAAACGTCCCTTAGAAATTATTAAGGTTTCACTTGCTCCTAGAACGGACGATTTCATATGCCCATCTGAGTTTCCTTCCATATGTATATACTCTTCTTTATTGGGATACGTCTGATTTAATCCTAAACCAAATCCGTTTTGACATCTGGATCTGCATTTTCATTAATGGTTATCGCTGCTGTAGTATGTGGGCAAAACACTAACATTAGTCCATTCTTTATCCCACTTCTAGATAAAGCTTGTTGCAAATACTCATCAATGTTTATAAACGATTGTTTTTCTTCTGTTGAAAGCTCAAACGTATAAAGGTTATTGGTCATGTTATTCAGCTCCATTTCCTCTTTGCCTCCATCATACAGTATTCTAAAGTAATCCTAAACATATACGCTAGAAACTGCTATACTAAGAGAATAAAAATAAGTAGAAAGTCGGTGAACTCTTGCAGATTTATATCGATGCAGATGCCTGTCCAGTAAAAAATATCATTATTGAAGAAGCTTTAACAAAGAATATACTTGTCACACTTGTAACCAGTATCTCGCACTTCTCGACCAAAGAACAGCCTGCGGGAGTAAATACCGTTTATGTTGATACCGGAGCTGAAGCTGCAGATTATCGGATCATAAAATTAATCGAAAAAGACGATATCCTTATCACACAAGATTACGGATTAGCTTCGTTAGGATTGGGAAAAGGGTGCATTG
Proteins encoded in this window:
- the arcA gene encoding arginine deiminase, which gives rise to MTTPIHVMSEIGKLKTVLLKRPGKEVENLTPEIMERLLFDDIPHLPVIQKEHDAFAQALIDRGVEVLYLEKLAAEAIDAGKVKEKFVDRILDESNIETDGVREGLKKYLLSFDTQEMVDAIMAGIRKKDVSIESHHLADVSSEEVYPFFMDPMPNLYFTRDPAAAIGKGLTINHMAFEARNRESLFIEAIMNYHPRFADQGVEVWRDRNHTSRIEGGDELVLNDKVLAIGISQRTSAKAIEQLAIELFERNSNFEKVLAIKIPNVRAMMHLDTVFTMVDYDKFTIHPGIQKNNGEVDTYILEKGGEPGTVKMTQRSDLQEILREALDVPKLTLIPCGGGDAIAAPREQWNDGSNTLAIAPGVVVTYDRNYVSNALLRSHGVEVIEIASSELSRGRGGPRCMSMPLIREDLPK
- a CDS encoding arginine repressor translates to MKKKDRIFTIKKLILDHSIATQQELMDYLKKENIQTTQATLSRDIKELNLIKVTQLDRTTKYTFFHDTFIEKSLYYRLEKALHNYAVSISCVHFFVTLFVKPTHPRIIASLMDELKIPAIAGTIASFDTCLIILNTEQEAQLLCACLSDIILEKSNDDLEKKLAPLFQKSFT
- a CDS encoding organic hydroperoxide resistance protein, which translates into the protein MTESKLMYQTTAINTGGRNGESHLPDGSFSVKVSTPKQMGGPGQGSNPEQLFALGYSACFNSALEIMLQQAKIQAKSEVTAEVSLNSDPTDKGFKLSVVLTVAIEGQDLETTQELAEKAHAFCPYSKAVQNNIDVEVKAVEYK
- a CDS encoding MarR family winged helix-turn-helix transcriptional regulator, yielding MEGNNFLLEEQLCFSTYALSKQFTKLYRPVLEPYSLTYTQYVTLLVLWEESDLSVQSLGIKLGLDSGTLTPMLKRMEANGFITRNRHPEDERKVIIATTSKADDLKDELLEKVSACLALLNLDEKEYFDILGKINELTKILGGINHD
- a CDS encoding secondary thiamine-phosphate synthase enzyme YjbQ; its protein translation is MEGNSDGHMKSSVLGASETLIISKGRLVLGTWQSLYFCEFDGPRERNFMVKIIEG
- a CDS encoding YjbQ family protein codes for the protein MELNNMTNNLYTFELSTEEKQSFINIDEYLQQALSRSGIKNGLMLVFCPHTTAAITINENADPDVKTDLV
- a CDS encoding YaiI/YqxD family protein, translating into MQIYIDADACPVKNIIIEEALTKNILVTLVTSISHFSTKEQPAGVNTVYVDTGAEAADYRIIKLIEKDDILITQDYGLASLGLGKGCIVLHHTGYMYTSENIDQLLQSRYLSAMVRKSGKRTKGPKPFTDENRREFRQRFKELLSTL